A region of the Nocardia nova SH22a genome:
CCAGGCCGATGTCGTAGTCGACCACATCCACCGTCCGTCCGGTTCGTGCCGCGTCGGCGGTGGTGAGCCCGACCGCCGCGATCTCCGGGTCGGTGAACACGACCTGCGGCACCGCCTCGTGGTCGGCGGTCGCGACATGGCGGCCGTACCGCCCGGTGTCGAGCTCCGAGCCCAGCGCGCGGGCGGCGATCACGGCCCCGGCGACTCGCGCCTGGTATTTGCCCTGGTGGGTGAGCAGAGCGCGGCGGTTCACATCACCGACCGCGTACAACCATTCACCCTCGATACCGGCGACGGTGAAGGTGTCGTCGGTGGTGAGCCACACGCCCGGAGCGAGGCCGACGGTGCCGAGGCCGAGATCGCCCGTGCGGGGAGCGCGCCCGGTCGCGAGCAGCAACTCGTCGGCGGTCAGGTGCGTGCCGTCGGCCAAGGTGAGATGGACGACGCCGTCGGTGCGCTCGGCGGTGGTGATGGTGGTCTCGAAACGCAGATCCACTCCGGCCTCTCGCAGTCGTTCGGCGACCAGATCCGCGGCGAAATCCTCGACCCGCCCGAGCAGTCGCGCGTCGCGGGCGATGAGGGTGACCTGTGCGCCCAGCGCCTGCCAGGCGGCCGCCATTTCGGTGGCGACCACGCCCGCGCCGAGGATCGCGAGCCGACCCGGGACTTCCTGTGCGCTGGTGGCTTCGCGACTCGTCCACGGCCGCAAGGCATCCAGGCCCGGCAGCGGCGGCAGTGCGGCGGTGGTGCCGGTGCATACTGCCACCGCGTGCCGGGCGAGCAGGCGCACTGTGTTGCCCTCCGGAGTGTGCACCGCGACCTGCTTGGGTCCTTCGAGGCGGCCGTGGCCGCGCACGAGGTCGACGCCGACCGACTCGAGCCAGTCGAGCTGACCCCGGTCGTTCCACTCGGCCGCCATCCGGTCACGATGTTTCAGGACCGCGGCGGCGTCGAGCGGGCTCGAGATCGCGGTGCCGACGCCGGGGAAGTGCGCGGCTTCGCGGTAGAGGTGCGCCGGGCGCAGCAGCGCCTTGCTCGGTTCGCAGGCCCAGTACGAGCATTCGCCGCCGACGAGCTCGGACTCCACGATGACTGTGCGCAATCCGGCGGCGCGGGTGCGGTCGGCCACGTTCTCACCGACCGGCCCGGCCCCGATCACGACGACGTCATAGGTCTGGATATTACTGTCGGACATCGGTTCTCGTATCCTCGGTCAGCGGCCGGGGGCGCGCTGAGTGACTTCCTGCAGGAACCAGCCGTTACCGTCGGGATCGGTGAACGCGGCGAACGAGCCGTAGCTGCGTCGCTCGGGATCGGCGCCCGTAACCCGGCTCGCGGTCCCGGCGTGATGGAAGATGCCGGTGGCATCGCGGAACGGACCTTCGACGGCAATACCCTGCGCGGTCAACTCGGCGACCGCCTTCTCGATATCGGTGACGATCAGGTGCAGCCCGTGCAGACTGCCGGGCGCGGCGCCGCTGACACCGGTACCCAGGATGATCGAGCATTCCGAACCGGGCGGGGTCACCTGGACCACCCGATAGCCGTCGTCGACCGGGAAATCGGCGTCGAGCCGGAACCCGAGCCGTTCGGTGTAGAAGGTCTTGGCGCGATCGACATCGGTGACGGGCAGTACGACTACTTCGAGTTTCATATCCATGATCTGTTCTCCTGCACTATGTTTCGAGATGAGTTCACCGGCGCACGGCCGGGTCAGCCCGCGCGGTCGCCGGTATCGCTCCCGTGGATCCGTACGACGGCCGGACGCGCCGCATCCGCGGTGGGCCGGGCCTGGATGGCGCCGAGGCCACAGGCGAGAGCGAGACCGCCACCGGCCACCGCGGTGACGACGACAGCGGCGGCCCGGGGCAGCGGCCACCACTTTCCGGTGCGCGAGATGTCGGCCATGAGCCTTCGACCTCCGAGGACGTGGAGCGGTTTGTGTGCTCTCCACTGTTCATCCGTCGAGGTCCCGCCCACATCCGTCAGATGACGCTGTCGGCGACGTAGTTGCCTGTCACACTATGAACATGAGGGTCGAGAAGAGTGTGTATCTCGATGAGGAGCAGGCATTGCGGCTGAAGCAGGCGGCTGAGGCGACGGGGCGGTCCGCAGCGGATCTCATTCTGGAAGGTGTCGATCTCGTGCTGCTACGCGCTGCGCGAGGGTGAGGCTCCTTCACCGGCCCGGGGACAGTGCCGCGCGCAGGAGCGCATCCGGCAGGACCGCGCCCGCGCCGATGATCTCGATGCCGAGCAACACGTCCTTGTCGTCGAAGTCGAGCACCATGTCGGCACCACGAAGGGGGACAACCTGCTGCCGGACCGCCTCGCCCTCGCCGAGGGGGTGCTTCAGCGCGAGGTAGGCGGCATCGGCGTACGGGTCGTAGGTCACGTGCATGTGGAGAGTCTCGCAGTTCCGAGCGGTCAGCGGGTCGGCGGTACCACCGGGGACTGCCAGGCGCGGGCGTACTTTCGCTTGTTCGTGGTGCCGGCCGGTTTGCTGCGGTAGACGACGTAGGGGCGCACGAGGTAGCCGACGGGGGCGCTGAACATGTGGACCAGGCGGGTGTAGGGCCAGATGCCGATGAGGGTGAGCACGATCAGGCCGTGGGCCTGGAAGGTCCAGGGGGTGCCGACCATCAGTTCGGGATGGGGGTGTGCGGTGAAAAGGCTGCGGAACCAGGGGGATACGGTCTCGCGGTAGTTGTAGGTGCCCCACAGCAGATTGCTGCCGACCGTGTTGAGCAGGCCGGTGATCAGGGCGGCGGCCAGCAGCACGTACATGAACTTGTCGTTGGTGGTGGTGGCCCTGCGGACCGCGGGGATGCTCAGGCGACGGTAGGCGAGGATCGCGATTCCGGCGATCACGGCGAGGCCCGCGACCGAACCCGCCGAGACCGCGACCACGTGGTAGAGATGCTCGGAGATGCCGACCGCATCGGTCCACGACTGCGGAATCAGCACGCCGAGAACATGTCCGCCGATCACACCCAGCATGCCGAAGTGGAACAGCGGACTGCCCAGCCGCAGCAGCCGGGACTCGTAGACCTGCGAAGACCTTGTGGTCCAGCCGAATTGGTCGTTGCGGTAGCGCCACAGATGCCCCAGGACGAACGAGGTGAAGGCGATGTAGGGCAGGGTCGCCCAGACGGTGGAACTCATCGTCGGTCTCCGGAGGTGGCGAAAGGCGCTGCGGTGCCGCAGCTATCGTTCGAGGGCGGGGAATACAGGTCGGGGTTCATGGCGGGATGCATCGTCTCGCTGTTGAGCGAGTACGGCTCCAGCCCGACATCCTCGTCGGGCGGGCCCTGCGCGGCCAGTTCGGCGATCCGGCGGCGATCGGCCGTGGTGGGCGGCGGCAGCGTCGCCAGCACGGCGGCCAGGGCATCGGCGTACGGGGAGCCGCTGTCGGTGAGCGACAGCCGCAGCATCTCCAGCACCGGCACGTGCTCACCGAGCAGGCGTTCGCCGCCGACCGGATCGACGGTGGCGGCGAATTCCAGCAGCACCGGAAGATGGTCGGGCAGTTCATGATCGGAAAGCTCGGCCCCGGCGTGCCGGTAGGCGTGTTTGAATCGCAGCAGCGCCATGCCCCGTTTGCGGGTGTCGCCGTAGGCGTAGTAGGTCAGATGCAGGCTGGCCCGGCGGCGTAGATCGAAGGTCTCGACGTAGTCCCGCGCCAAGGTGTGCGCATCGGTGGCGGTGAGGTGGGCGAGCAGCCGGGACAGGTTCTCGCGCACCGGATTCGGGAGTTCGGAGATCGCATCGGACATCGTGTCGAGCAGAGCCAGCGATTCCGGCCGGGGATAGTCGAGTATCAGCGCCGAGATGCGCCACACCAGCAGTCGGCCGCGCTCGGACATCTCGACGACCGGGGTGGGGCGCTTGCGCAGTTTCAGCAAATTCATCGTCGTCCTCTCCGTGCGTGCGCCGCGTCCACCGCGATCGAGCGATGGTCGGCATCGCATCCGCACTCCAGGCTGCGCGGATCCGGAACAGTGCGGCGCCGTCCACCGACCTCACCGGACGCCGCGCCCTGCTCACCGGACGGCCTCGACCTCATCGTCGCTCCACGCGGACCCACACCGGCGGATGCCAGGCGGATACTCGCGACTGGTCGATCGGCCGGGGCGTTGTGTGCGGCAAAGGTTTTCGTCACCGAGGAGTCCCTGTGGTCTCCGGGGTGACATGCTCGTATTCAACCTCGCCACTGCCGTTGGTCCGAGCCCTCCCGTTTCCGTCGGCGCCGTGTCCATTCGCGCCCCGGTGCCCGTTCGACGCCCCGGAATCAGCGCCTGGCGCGTGACTGTTGGCGGAGACATGCCCATCGGGAGCGCTCCGATCGCCGTGCGCCGCGCCCCCACCTGCTGTCCCGTTACGCGCCGGAACCAGCCCCTCGGTCGACCCGCCGTTCCAGTTGAGCAGATTGATCCGCGTCGACTTCTCCTCCGGCGCGGCCATATTCGCATCCACCAGCGCGAACTTCTCCGATGTCACATCGAACGCCGTCATCCCCGGCCCGCCGTCGCCGTCGAGACTGCATCCGGTGGCCAGCGAATCCAGTTCGTGCGCCCGCGAGGTCGCACCGGACGGAATCACATACCGGTGTTCGTATTTGGCGATGGCGAGCAGCCGGTACATCGCCTCGATCTCCTCCGGTTCGAGGCCCACGGCGCCGGGAATCGACAGATCCGGTTCCTGGCCCAGATTGATCGAGCGCATGAACGCACGCATCCCCGCCAGCCGCTGCAGGGCCGCGCGCACCGGTTCGACATCACCGGCGGTGAACAGTTCGGCCAGATACTCCACCGGAATTCGCAGGGTGTCGATGGCGCCGAACAGATTCCCGGCATCCTCCCCGTCGTGCCCGGTCTCCGACAGCACATCCACCATCGGCGACAGCGGCGGCACGTACCAGACCATCGGCATGGTGCGGTATTCCGGATGCAGCGGCAGCGCGATCTTGTAGTCCACGATCAGCTGGTAGACCGGCGAATCCTGGGCCGCCGCAATCCATTCCGGTGAGATGCTCGCGCGTTCGGCCTCCGCGATCACGCGCGGATCGTGCGGATTGAGGAATACGCCGAGCTGGGACGGGTACAGCTGCGTCTCATCGGTGACCGACGCGGCCTCGAGTACGGCGTCGGCGTCGTAGAGCAGCACACCGATGTAGCGCAGCCGTCCCACACAGGTCTCCGAGCACACGGTCGGAATGCCGACCTCCACGCGCGGATAGCAGAACGTGCACTTCTCGGCCTTGCCCGTCTTGTGGTTGAAGTAGATCTTCTTGTAGGGACAGCCGGTGATGCACTGCCGCCAGCCCCGGCATTTGTCCTGATCGACCAGCACGATGCCGTCCTCGGCGCGCTTGTAGATCGCGCCGGACGGGCACGAGGCGCCGCAGGACGGGTTCAGGCAGTGCTCGCAGATGCGCGGCAGATAGAACATGAAGGTCTGCTCGAACTCGAGTTTGACCTGTTCGGACAGCCGCGACAGCAGCGGGTCCCGGCCCACCTGCTCCGGACCCGAACCCAGGTCGTCGTCCCAGTTCGCACCCCAGGTGACCTTCGTATCCTCGCCGGTGATCAGCGATTTCGGCCGCGCCACCGGCGTGGTGTCCATGGCCGGCGCCGACAGCAGATTGTCGTAGTCGTAGCTCCACGGGTCGTAGTAGTCCGACACCGTGGGCAGATCGGGATTGGCGAAGATGTTGAGCAGCCGCTTCATTCGCGAACCGGACTTCAGCGTGAGCCGTCCCCGGCGGTCGAGTTTCCAGCCGCCCTTCCACTTCTCCTGATCCTGGTATCCGCGCGGATATCCCTGTCCCGGGCGGGTTTCCACATTGTTGAACCAGACGTATTCGGTGCCGCCGCGATTGGTCCACGCCTGTTTGCAGGTGACGCTGCAGGTGTGGCAGCCGATGCACTTGTCCAGGTTCATCACCATGGCCAGCTGTGCCATGACGCGCATCAGTGCCGCTCCTCCTGTGAGCGTGATCTCCGGTGTGGTGACCTCGTCATGTCAGTACTCCACTTCCTGCGAGCGTAATCGGGCGCAGTGTGGTGGCCTCGTCATCATGTCAGTACTCCACTTCCTGCGAGCGTTTACGGATCGTGGTGACCTCGTCGCGCTGATTTCCGGTGGGCCCGTGGTAGTTCAGCGCGAACGACTGCTGCGCGTAGCCGCCGATCAGATGCGTGGGTTTGATCATGATGCGGGTGAGGGCGTTGTGGATGCCGCCGCGTTTGCCCCTGCCCGCCCGCAGTTCCGGAGTCCCCTCGATCCGCGGCACGTCGACCGCGCGGTCCTGGGCGTGATACATGAAGACCGTGCCCTCGGGCATGCGGTGGCTGACGATCGCGCGAGCCACGACCACACCGTTGCGGTTGACCGCTTCGATCCAGTCATTGTCCGCCACACCGATTTTCGCGGCATCGCGATCGGACATCCAGATCGCCTGCCCGCCCCGGGAGAGGGTGAGCATGTGCAGGTTGTCCTGATAGGCGGAGTGGATGGACCACTTCGAATGCGGGGTGAGGTAGCGGACGGTGACTCCTCGCCGGCCGACCCTGCCGATTTCGGGCTCCCGGAACAGCGCCGACATGTCCAGCGGCGGCCGGAAGATCGGAAGTTGCTCTCCCAGTTCGATCATCCAGTCGTGATCGAGGTAGAAGTGCTGGCGGCCGGTGAGGGTGTGCCAGGGCTTGAGCCGCTCGGTGTTGATGGTGAACGGCGAGTACCGGCGTCCGCCGGTTTCGGACCCGGACCATTCCGGCGAGGTGATCACCGGAACGGGCCGGGCCTGGGTGTCGGCGAAGGTTATTCGCTTGCCCTCGTGTTCGGCGGCCAGATCGGCCAACTCGGTCCCGGTGCGCTGTTCGAGCGCGTGGAACCCCTCCACCGCCAGCCGGCCGTTGGTGGTGCCGGACAGGGCCAGCACGGCCTCCGCGGCGTGGGTGTCCTTGGCCAGTGACGGGCGGCCCTGTGCGACACCGGAAACCACGGTGCCGTTGACGCCCCGGAGGTAGTCGACCTCGGCATCGGGAATCGTGGTGACGCCCTTGGTCGTGACGCCGAGTGTTTCGATCAGCGGACCCAGCGCCGCCATCTTCTCGGCCAGCTTCGGGTAATCCCGCTCCACCACTACGAGTTTCGGCATCGTGCGGCCCGGAATCGGTTCGCATTCACCGGCTTTCCAGTCCAGCACCCGCCCGCGCGCCTGGGCCAGCGCATCGGCCGAATCGTGCTGGAGCGGCATCGCCACGAGATCCTTGCGCACCCCCAGATGTTTCTCGGCCAGCCAGGAGAAGCCGCGCGCGATGCGGTGGAATGCCTCGAAATCGGTCTTCGCCTCCCACGGCGGGGAGATGGCGGGGGAGAAGGCGTGTACGAACGGATGCATGTCCGTGGAGGACAGATCGTGTTTCTCGTACCAGGTCGCGGCCGGGAACACGATGTCGGAGAACAGTGTCGTGGAGGTCATCCGGAAGTCCATCGACATCAGCAGATCGAGCTTTCCGGTCGGCGCCTGCTCACGCCAGCGCACCTCGGCCGGGCGCACACCGGCGGAATCGTCGGCCTGCAGATTGGAGTCCGCGCCCAGCAGATGCCGGTGGAAGTACTCGTTGCCCTTACCGGAGGACCCCAGCAGGTTGGCCCGCCAGACGGTGAGTACGCGCGGGAAGTTCTCCGGGGCGTCGGGATCCTCGCAGGCGAAGTTCAGCTCACCGGACTTCAGGCCGTCGACCACATAGTCCTGCGGCGTCTTGCCCGCGGCCGCCGCGTCGTCGACCAGATCGAGGGGATTGCGATCGAAGGTGGGGTAGCTCGGCATCCAGCCCAGCCGCGAGGCCAGCGCGATGTTGTCGGCGGCGGTGCGCCCGGCGAAGATGCCCGAACCCAGTGGGGAGGAGAAGGATTCGGAGGTGAACGGGTCGTAGCGCCACTGGTCGTTGGTCAGGTACCAGAACACCGTGCCCTGCATCTGGCGGGGCGGTCGCTGCCAGTCGAGACCGAAGGCGAGGGTGGACCAGCCGGTGACCGGCCGGCACTTCTCCTGACCGACGTAGTGCGCCCAGCCGCCGCCGTTGACGCCCTGGCAGCCGGTGAGCAGGGTGAGGGTGAAGAAGGCGCGATAGATCTGATCGGAGTGGAACCAGTGGTTGGTGCCCGCGCCCATCAGGATCATCGACCGGCCGCCGGAACGGTCGGCGTTGTCGGCGAATTCGCGGGCGATGCGGATCGCCTGTGCGGCGGGCACTCCCGTGATCTGCTCCTGCCAGGCGGGTGTGTAGGGCGCGGAGTCGTCGTCGTATCCGGTGGCCCAGTCACCGCACAGGCCCGGACGACCCACACCGTATTGCGCCAGCAGCAGATCGAAGACGGTGGTGACCCGGCGCCCGGCCACCGTCGTCGTGGGCACGGATCGGGTGACGATCGCGGAGTCGGCGTCGAAACGCGGGAACTGTACGGCCGCAGCATCGTCGGTGCGGCCGTACAGAGTCGACAGGGGGTCGACCGACCCCAGGTCGAGATTCCAGCGACCGGCGCCGGAGTCGCCGAATCGGTCGCCCAGAGTTCCGTTGGGCACCACCGGATTTCCGTCGCCGTCCAGCAACACGGTCTTGTGGTCGGCATTGTCCACATCGAATTCGGTGTGCCCGGCCGCCGCGAGATCGGCCGCGGTGAGGAACTTTCCGGGCAGCCAGGTGCGGCCCTGGTATTCGCCGTCGCCGTTCCAGCCGCCGTCGCGTTCGTCGAGTGTGACGAGGAACGGCAGATCGGTGTAGCGCTTGATGTAGTCGTCGAAGCGGGGCGTCGTGCGCTCCACGAAGAATTCGCGGAGCACGACATGCCCCATCGCCATCGCCAGCGCCGCATCGGTGCCCGGCCGCGCGGGCAGCCACTCGTCGGCGAACTTGGTGTTGTCGGCGTAGTCGGGCGAGACCACCACGACCTTCTGACCGCGATAGCGGGCCTCGGTCATGTAGTGCGCGTCGGGGGTTCGGGTGACGGGGACGTTGGAACCCCACATGATCAGGTAGCCCGCGTCGAACCAGTCGGCGGATTCGGGCACGTCGGTCTGGTCGCCGAAGACCTGCGGGGAGGCCACGGGCAGGTCGGCGTACCAGTCGTAGAACGACAGCATCGATCCGCCGAGCAGCGAGATGAAGCGGGCGCCGATCGCATGCGAGACCATGGACATAGCGGGGATCGGCGAGAATCCGGCGATGCGGTCGGGGCCGTACTTCTTGATCGTGTGAACGTGTGCGGCGGCGGCGATTTCGGCCGCCTCCCACCATTCCGCCCGCACGAATCCGCCCTTGCCGCGCGCGGACTTGTAGATCTTCGCCCGCTCGGCGTCGGAGACGATGTCGGCCCAGGCGAGGACCGGATCCTTCCAGCGCGCCTTGGCATCTCGGTACATCTCGAGCAGAACTCCGCGCACATACGGGTACCGCACGCGCGCGGGACTGTATGTGTACCAGGAGAAGCTGGCTCCGCGGGGACAGCCGCGCGGCTCGTACTCCGGTTTGTCGGCGCCCACCGACGGATAGTCGGTCTGCTGCGACTCCCAGGTGATCACACCGTCGGAGACATAGATCTTCCACGAACACGATCCGGTGCAGTTCACACCGTGTGTGGAGCGCACCACCTTGTCGTGGGCCCACCGGTCGCGATAGAACTCGTCGGCCTCGCGCCCGCCGACCTTGTGCACCGTGCGCAGATCCTCGGACACCTCACCACGCTGGAAGTACCTGCCCATCTTCAGCAGGGCGTCGGCCGCGGAGATACCGTCCGCCGGCGCTTCGTTCGCCGCTGTCGAGGGGGGCGAACTCTTCTGGTGTGAAACGACCACAACGCCCCCAACGAGACACAGGAAACCGGGCTGACGAAACCGAGAGTAGGGACGCTCGCGGGCCCGGCAAAACCTTCGACTCACACCGCGCCCACGACATTCGTGAACTGTGAGATGCGGGAAACCTGGTGGTCACTGGGCACGTGCGGACCCGTACCACGTATTCGGTGCCGACCTGCGCGGATGGTGTTTTCCGAATCCTTGCCGACCGATCCGGGAGCGGTAGCGCGCCGCCTCGGTGATGCTTTGGAAACGGCCGCTTCTCGGGCGTTTTACATTTGTTAACACAGTTGGGGCCGGGTGAATTGCGGTGCAAAGGATAGCGATCCGGCGGCAGACGTGACGTGGACTACCGATTCGCCGTCATTGTTGCCGCGTTGTCGCCAACTCCGGTACCGACCCGGTTATCGGCCTGCGCGCTGTGCGCCGTCGGGCCAGACCACGTCGACCGGTACACCTCTCGCACGCGCGAACTCCACCACCGAACCAGTTCCGCTGCGTTCGCCAGGCTGACCGTCCCACACCGCCACGAGACGATCGCATGTCCCCACCACGGCCTCATTGGCGGCCTCGTAAGCTTCGGGTCCGGTATCGGTGAACGGCATTACGTTCACCACTACGGCGCGCTGGGACAGGTCATCGAATACCGGCGCATGGTCGGGTTTGACCTTCTTCTCGCGATAATTTCGTGACGGTACAACCACCTCGAGCCGGCCGCCCGAGTCCAGGACCGCCTGGGCGAATACAGAATCCGCGCCCCGCGCAATACAACTGATGCCCGTCACATCATCGTGGACAGCCAGTAGTCGCGTGATCTCGTCGTACACCAGACGCCGCGTGTCGTCGCTGATGTCCATATGTCCGGTGACACCGATTCGAACCATGCAAGAGTTCTACACGGTGTCGATGATCAGTGGACGTACCCGATCCCTCAGCTCGGCGACGGACCGTACACCGGCGAGGTGATCGGTGCGGCTGTACACGTTCAGCAACTTCTTCCGGACGCGATCCGATGTGGTCTGCTCGACCGTGTTCAATGCCTCATGCCCGAGTCGCGCCGCTTCGTCCAACTCGCCTTCGAGCAGCCGCGCCTCCACAATCCCCAGCCTGTCCAGAGCCGAGCTCCGCAACCGTCCTGGGACCCTCAACTCGATTGCGCGCTCGATTTCCCTTGCCGCCTCCGCAGCGAATCCTGAGTCGTTGCGAGCGATCTCGAGCAGTCTTCCGCCCAACGTCCCAGAAAGCTCGGCTGCATCGAAGTATCGGATCCAGTACGGATCGCAGTCGGGGTCGGCGGCGGCGAACGCCCGATGCGCCTTGTCACAGGTCCGGCGGAACGCCGACGGTCGATCGAGCTTCCCGTAAGCCCACGCCTCACGGGTGTAGAGCATCGCGCGCACTGTCGGCGTCACCGCATCACCGAATTGGTCCTGCGCCAGCCGGATCACCTCCAGCGCGTCGACCGCTCGCTGATGTTCCAAGTCCCGGCGACCGGAGACTGTCCCGTAATGGTTCAGAGACAGCAGCTGCCTGGCCATACCTGCCATGGCGTTCGCGCACAAAGCCGGATCGCCCGCAGCCTTCGCCGACCCCACCGCCAGCATGTAGTACTCCTGGGCCGCCGTCTGCAACCCTGAATCCCAGGACATCGTTGCTGCCGCTTCGGCAAGCAATGCCAGTACGCGCCGTAGTCGGCGCTGGATCTGCGGTGGATGGCTGTCCTGCAGTAGTTCATTTACCTCGCTCAATTGGCCGACCACGGCTCTGCGACGCAATCCACCACCGAATTGGTCGTCCCACTCGCGAAACATCCGTGCCGCGTTTTCCAACTGCTCGACCTCTTGTATGCCGATGCTGCCGTGGGTAATGGCAGCTACCGGCTCTTGACTGACGCGCTGCAGCCACTGTTCCAGCGGTTCGAGCAGCTTCGCACCGACCACCACGCCGATCAGCGCTTGGGTTGCCTGGCGTCGGTCCAGCATCAAATCTCTCCTGGTCAGTTCCGCCGTCACGGTGGCGCAATCGTTACTCCACGATTTCGAATCCCACTCGGCGATATCCATGCCCTTTCCGGCAACGTCAGGTTCTGGGGTCGCGACCTGTTGGCGTCTCGTGTGAAAGTGCCCGCGTTGTTCCGGGGTAGCTGCGTCCAGCAGTGTCGCCATCAGCCCCGCGTAGAACTCATCGAGTTGGATCGTTGTCCCTCGGCTGGCCCACTTTTTCACTGTCTGCACATGAATGCCGAGCCGGTCGGCGAATCGCTGCTGCGGGAGTCCCAGGGCTTTTCGCAACGCGGTTGCGTCGGCACCTGTCCACGTGACATGCATACCCAATCCTGGCCCCTCAGTGCTAGGTGCGTATACCAGCGTGAACCCAGCGTATACCGCCATGTACCGCGTGCACCTTCTGTCGGCGGAATCCGGAAGCCACGCTGGAAATCAGCCCCGATGCCGGGAGCCCCAGCCCCGCAAGGGGATTGCGGCGCCAATCGAGTTCGTAGCCCAAAACGGTCGGCGTACCCGGCATCGGGACACTCAACCCGACCGACACACCAATTGAAGGTTCAGATGCTGACGACATCGCTCCTGATCGGCGGTCTGGCCGCCGTGCTGACAGGTCTTCCCGCTGCTGCCTACCTCATGCCGGCCCGGCCACGTCCCACCAAATCCGCCCGCCACGCCCTATGGGCACCGGA
Encoded here:
- a CDS encoding nitrate reductase subunit alpha: MGRYFQRGEVSEDLRTVHKVGGREADEFYRDRWAHDKVVRSTHGVNCTGSCSWKIYVSDGVITWESQQTDYPSVGADKPEYEPRGCPRGASFSWYTYSPARVRYPYVRGVLLEMYRDAKARWKDPVLAWADIVSDAERAKIYKSARGKGGFVRAEWWEAAEIAAAAHVHTIKKYGPDRIAGFSPIPAMSMVSHAIGARFISLLGGSMLSFYDWYADLPVASPQVFGDQTDVPESADWFDAGYLIMWGSNVPVTRTPDAHYMTEARYRGQKVVVVSPDYADNTKFADEWLPARPGTDAALAMAMGHVVLREFFVERTTPRFDDYIKRYTDLPFLVTLDERDGGWNGDGEYQGRTWLPGKFLTAADLAAAGHTEFDVDNADHKTVLLDGDGNPVVPNGTLGDRFGDSGAGRWNLDLGSVDPLSTLYGRTDDAAAVQFPRFDADSAIVTRSVPTTTVAGRRVTTVFDLLLAQYGVGRPGLCGDWATGYDDDSAPYTPAWQEQITGVPAAQAIRIAREFADNADRSGGRSMILMGAGTNHWFHSDQIYRAFFTLTLLTGCQGVNGGGWAHYVGQEKCRPVTGWSTLAFGLDWQRPPRQMQGTVFWYLTNDQWRYDPFTSESFSSPLGSGIFAGRTAADNIALASRLGWMPSYPTFDRNPLDLVDDAAAAGKTPQDYVVDGLKSGELNFACEDPDAPENFPRVLTVWRANLLGSSGKGNEYFHRHLLGADSNLQADDSAGVRPAEVRWREQAPTGKLDLLMSMDFRMTSTTLFSDIVFPAATWYEKHDLSSTDMHPFVHAFSPAISPPWEAKTDFEAFHRIARGFSWLAEKHLGVRKDLVAMPLQHDSADALAQARGRVLDWKAGECEPIPGRTMPKLVVVERDYPKLAEKMAALGPLIETLGVTTKGVTTIPDAEVDYLRGVNGTVVSGVAQGRPSLAKDTHAAEAVLALSGTTNGRLAVEGFHALEQRTGTELADLAAEHEGKRITFADTQARPVPVITSPEWSGSETGGRRYSPFTINTERLKPWHTLTGRQHFYLDHDWMIELGEQLPIFRPPLDMSALFREPEIGRVGRRGVTVRYLTPHSKWSIHSAYQDNLHMLTLSRGGQAIWMSDRDAAKIGVADNDWIEAVNRNGVVVARAIVSHRMPEGTVFMYHAQDRAVDVPRIEGTPELRAGRGKRGGIHNALTRIMIKPTHLIGGYAQQSFALNYHGPTGNQRDEVTTIRKRSQEVEY
- a CDS encoding helix-turn-helix domain-containing protein, which translates into the protein MHVTWTGADATALRKALGLPQQRFADRLGIHVQTVKKWASRGTTIQLDEFYAGLMATLLDAATPEQRGHFHTRRQQVATPEPDVAGKGMDIAEWDSKSWSNDCATVTAELTRRDLMLDRRQATQALIGVVVGAKLLEPLEQWLQRVSQEPVAAITHGSIGIQEVEQLENAARMFREWDDQFGGGLRRRAVVGQLSEVNELLQDSHPPQIQRRLRRVLALLAEAAATMSWDSGLQTAAQEYYMLAVGSAKAAGDPALCANAMAGMARQLLSLNHYGTVSGRRDLEHQRAVDALEVIRLAQDQFGDAVTPTVRAMLYTREAWAYGKLDRPSAFRRTCDKAHRAFAAADPDCDPYWIRYFDAAELSGTLGGRLLEIARNDSGFAAEAAREIERAIELRVPGRLRSSALDRLGIVEARLLEGELDEAARLGHEALNTVEQTTSDRVRKKLLNVYSRTDHLAGVRSVAELRDRVRPLIIDTV